From a region of the Gammaproteobacteria bacterium genome:
- a CDS encoding NAD(P)H-dependent oxidoreductase: MVHPIIEDLLWRHSTKRYDTTRRIPQEDLVVLFEAMRLSVSSINSQPWKFVVIESEESRERMSKTFAQKHQYNQPHIFDSSQIILFAYNPRYSRDDYAKVVDKGIEDKRVKLEDRESAFGVFMFAEQNTDETGNTSTWTKAQTYLALGNTLHTLARLKIDSTPMEGIDIDLVNEEFKQELDGYQCDVALAIGYHHPEDDFNSKLPKSRHRLENILLRI, from the coding sequence ATGGTTCATCCAATTATCGAAGATCTCCTTTGGAGGCATTCGACAAAAAGATACGATACAACAAGGAGAATTCCTCAAGAAGACCTTGTTGTGCTCTTTGAGGCGATGCGCTTGTCTGTGTCATCCATTAATTCTCAACCATGGAAATTTGTGGTCATTGAAAGTGAAGAATCGAGAGAGCGTATGAGTAAAACGTTTGCTCAGAAACATCAGTATAACCAGCCTCATATTTTTGACAGCTCACAAATTATTCTCTTTGCTTACAACCCACGTTACAGCCGTGATGATTATGCCAAAGTGGTGGATAAAGGCATTGAAGACAAACGAGTCAAACTTGAAGATCGAGAGAGTGCCTTTGGTGTCTTTATGTTTGCCGAGCAAAATACTGATGAAACTGGAAACACAAGTACTTGGACAAAAGCACAAACCTATCTTGCTCTTGGCAATACGCTACATACCTTGGCGCGCCTCAAAATAGATTCAACACCTATGGAAGGTATTGATATTGATTTAGTGAACGAGGAATTTAAACAGGAGCTTGACGGCTATCAATGCGATGTCGCTTTGGCTATTGGCTATCATCATCCTGAAGATGACTTTAATTCAAAACTTCCCAAGT
- a CDS encoding helix-turn-helix transcriptional regulator: MKDYKEAQKRTDISIGESVKIIRVLQELSQNDLSAITGIPQSTLSAIENGTINLGVERAKVLARALKCHPAVLVFPGWDVDHEIAA; the protein is encoded by the coding sequence ATGAAAGATTATAAAGAAGCACAAAAAAGAACAGATATTTCTATCGGCGAGTCTGTGAAAATTATCCGTGTACTACAGGAATTAAGCCAAAATGATTTATCTGCAATCACTGGCATACCACAATCAACGCTTTCAGCCATTGAGAACGGTACAATTAATTTAGGCGTAGAAAGAGCAAAAGTACTCGCTAGAGCATTAAAATGTCACCCAGCAGTTTTAGTCTTTCCTGGTTGGGATGTTGACCATGAGATAGCTGCATAA
- a CDS encoding type II toxin-antitoxin system mRNA interferase toxin, RelE/StbE family, with translation MWKIYEHKGALKGLKSLPIDILKRYEKWKDIISISGPSGLKQIEGFKDEALRGEWKGYRSSRLNIQYRIICKIENDQLFVKAIKVTVHDYRRK, from the coding sequence ATGTGGAAAATATATGAGCACAAAGGTGCATTAAAAGGACTGAAATCGCTACCTATCGATATCCTTAAACGATATGAAAAATGGAAAGATATCATATCGATATCAGGCCCATCAGGTCTTAAACAGATTGAGGGCTTTAAAGATGAAGCATTACGTGGTGAATGGAAAGGCTACCGTTCATCACGTCTTAATATTCAATACCGCATTATTTGCAAAATTGAAAACGATCAGCTTTTTGTAAAAGCAATCAAGGTTACAGTACATGACTACCGGAGGAAGTAA
- a CDS encoding IS3 family transposase, which translates to MWEVQSVDKAKSGIFEYIELFYNQTRRHSANGYMSPNDYEKQHKQLTVSNFCG; encoded by the coding sequence ATCTGGGAAGTCCAATCAGTTGATAAAGCAAAATCCGGTATCTTCGAATACATCGAACTTTTTTATAATCAAACTCGCAGACATTCTGCTAACGGCTATATGAGTCCGAATGATTACGAGAAACAACATAAACAATTAACCGTGTCTAATTTTTGTGGGTAA
- the ispF gene encoding 2-C-methyl-D-erythritol 2,4-cyclodiphosphate synthase codes for MRIGHGIDAHKFAVGRELILGGVNIDYSKGMAAHSDGDVVIHALCDALLGAAALGDIGVHFPPSDDSFKNIDSRVLLKQVMSMLSKQSLKVGNADITIVAEAPKLASYLPKMKTLLASDLHVEPSQMNIKATTTEGMGYTGRGEGIAVHAVVLLV; via the coding sequence ATGCGCATAGGCCATGGTATTGATGCCCACAAATTTGCAGTAGGGCGGGAACTCATATTAGGTGGAGTTAACATCGATTACAGCAAAGGTATGGCTGCACATTCCGATGGTGATGTAGTCATTCATGCGCTTTGCGATGCTTTGCTTGGTGCTGCTGCGTTGGGTGACATCGGCGTACACTTCCCCCCTAGCGATGACAGCTTTAAAAATATCGATAGCCGAGTACTGTTGAAACAAGTGATGTCAATGCTCAGCAAGCAATCACTCAAGGTCGGTAATGCCGACATCACTATTGTTGCTGAAGCACCAAAGCTGGCAAGTTACCTCCCCAAAATGAAAACGCTGCTAGCGAGTGATTTACATGTCGAGCCTTCACAGATGAATATCAAAGCCACCACCACCGAAGGCATGGGTTATACCGGTCGTGGTGAAGGCATCGCCGTACATGCAGTTGTGTTGTTAGTCTAA
- the ispD gene encoding 2-C-methyl-D-erythritol 4-phosphate cytidylyltransferase, protein MSSCKHWVVIPAAGSGSRMQVELPKQYLRIADKTLLELTIECFIGHPDISGIVLVLSKDDMYWPGIASQFPDVMIVDGGDERCQSVLNGLKALTAKGHVDTSVDAGADDWVLVHDAARPCLRRSDIDHLISSLSQHAVGGLLGLPMADTVKRCENNGTVIKTVSRHDLWRALTPQMFRLKQLTVALTQALADKAIITDEASAMEHIGLQPQMLVGHSDNIKITYPEDLSLAQLYLSKQGKL, encoded by the coding sequence TTGTCTTCGTGTAAACATTGGGTTGTTATTCCTGCTGCTGGCAGTGGCAGCCGCATGCAAGTGGAACTGCCCAAGCAATATCTACGTATTGCTGATAAAACCCTGCTTGAATTAACTATTGAATGTTTTATTGGCCACCCCGATATCAGCGGCATTGTTTTAGTCTTATCAAAAGACGACATGTATTGGCCTGGTATCGCTAGTCAATTTCCTGATGTTATGATCGTTGACGGTGGTGATGAGCGTTGCCAATCTGTTCTCAATGGCCTCAAGGCATTGACTGCAAAAGGTCATGTTGATACGAGTGTCGATGCAGGAGCTGATGACTGGGTGTTAGTCCACGATGCTGCCAGACCCTGTTTACGCCGTAGTGATATTGACCATTTAATTTCATCGTTATCGCAACATGCCGTCGGCGGTTTATTAGGCTTGCCTATGGCCGATACCGTGAAACGCTGTGAAAATAACGGCACTGTAATAAAAACGGTGTCGCGCCACGATTTGTGGCGCGCCTTAACACCACAGATGTTTCGCTTAAAACAACTTACCGTTGCGTTAACACAGGCATTGGCAGACAAAGCCATAATTACCGATGAAGCTTCCGCTATGGAACATATAGGCTTACAACCACAAATGCTGGTAGGACATAGCGACAATATAAAAATTACCTATCCAGAAGATTTATCGCTGGCTCAGTTATATTTATCCAAACAAGGGAAACTCTGA
- the ftsB gene encoding cell division protein FtsB produces the protein MKVFTVILFFTLCALQVNLWVGKGSLGEVWSLKQTLAQQEEANAKLQARNAALDAEVLDLKNGFAAIEERARTELGMIKEGETFYRIVENFH, from the coding sequence ATGAAAGTGTTTACCGTTATTTTGTTTTTTACCCTATGCGCACTGCAAGTTAACTTGTGGGTGGGTAAGGGTAGCCTTGGTGAAGTCTGGTCCTTAAAGCAAACGCTTGCACAGCAAGAAGAGGCCAACGCTAAACTTCAGGCACGCAACGCAGCGCTAGATGCCGAAGTGCTTGATCTTAAAAATGGCTTTGCTGCTATCGAAGAGCGTGCTCGTACCGAGCTTGGCATGATCAAAGAAGGCGAAACTTTCTATCGTATCGTTGAGAACTTTCACTAA
- the eno gene encoding phosphopyruvate hydratase, which produces MATIKDIKGREIIDSRGNPTVEADVILDNGIVGRAAVPSGASTGVREAVELRDEDKSRFLGKGVTKAVAAVNGEIRHAVIGQNANAQKTIDDLMIKLDGTHDKGRLGANALLAVSLATARAAAINSGQDLYRYLGSETSCVLPVPMMNVINGGAHADNNVDMQEFMIMPVGASSFSEALRMGAETFHALKKVLHGKGLNTAVGDEGGFAPDLGSNAEAIDVILEAIEKAGFKAGEDIYIGLDPAASEFCKDGKYHLESENKVLSSKEMVDYFADWVERYPILSIEDGMAEDDWDGWDLLTQRIGKKVQLVGDDLFVTNPAILTEGIEKGVANAILIKVNQIGTLTESLEAIRIANDASYNCVISHRSGETEDSFIADLAVATNAGQIKTGSMSRSDRIAKYNQLLRIEEALGNKAKYAGREVFAKFLAT; this is translated from the coding sequence ATGGCAACAATAAAAGATATTAAAGGCCGCGAAATCATCGATTCACGTGGTAATCCAACCGTAGAAGCCGACGTTATCTTAGATAACGGTATAGTCGGACGCGCTGCTGTGCCTTCTGGTGCATCGACGGGTGTGCGCGAAGCGGTAGAGCTGCGTGACGAAGATAAAAGTCGCTTTCTTGGCAAGGGTGTAACCAAAGCCGTTGCCGCCGTCAATGGTGAAATTCGTCATGCCGTAATCGGTCAGAACGCCAATGCACAAAAAACCATAGACGATCTCATGATCAAGTTAGACGGCACACATGACAAGGGTCGTTTGGGCGCGAATGCCTTGTTAGCGGTATCACTCGCAACCGCAAGAGCCGCCGCAATAAACTCAGGACAAGACCTGTATCGCTATCTTGGCAGTGAGACATCCTGCGTTTTACCGGTACCGATGATGAACGTTATTAACGGTGGCGCGCATGCGGATAATAATGTCGACATGCAAGAGTTTATGATCATGCCAGTGGGTGCCAGTAGCTTTTCTGAAGCACTACGTATGGGTGCCGAGACCTTTCACGCATTGAAAAAAGTGTTACATGGCAAAGGGCTGAACACTGCCGTTGGTGATGAAGGTGGCTTTGCTCCTGATTTAGGTTCAAATGCCGAAGCGATCGATGTTATTTTAGAGGCGATAGAAAAAGCTGGCTTCAAAGCGGGTGAAGATATTTATATTGGTCTTGACCCGGCCGCATCAGAGTTTTGCAAAGACGGTAAATACCATCTTGAATCAGAAAACAAAGTACTCAGTTCAAAGGAGATGGTTGATTACTTTGCCGATTGGGTGGAACGCTATCCTATACTGTCTATTGAAGATGGCATGGCAGAAGATGATTGGGATGGGTGGGATTTATTGACCCAGCGTATTGGCAAGAAAGTACAGTTAGTCGGCGATGATCTTTTTGTTACTAACCCCGCTATTCTTACCGAAGGTATCGAAAAAGGCGTGGCTAATGCTATTCTCATTAAAGTAAATCAGATCGGTACCTTAACTGAGTCTCTGGAAGCTATTCGCATTGCTAACGATGCCTCGTACAACTGCGTTATCTCACATCGTTCTGGTGAGACAGAAGATAGTTTTATTGCCGATCTTGCTGTGGCAACCAATGCTGGGCAGATTAAAACCGGTTCTATGTCACGTTCAGACCGTATTGCCAAATATAATCAGCTGTTACGTATTGAAGAAGCGCTGGGTAATAAGGCAAAATACGCAGGGCGTGAGGTGTTTGCTAAGTTTCTCGCTACGTAG